The genomic window AAAGGCACAGTAACTGCTCCACAGATGTTTGCTCATCTGCTGCAGCATGGGGATAAAGTTCTCTTCACCCTCTCCCTGTTCGATTCTCGCCAGAAGATCCCGAATGTAGGGCAGTCCTTCCCGGCAGGGCGTGCACCAGCCGCATGACTCCCTGGCAAAGAACTTCAGCAGGTTAAGAGTGGCAGCCACCAGGCAGGTCTTGTCATCGAATACCATAATGGCGCCTGTGCCCAGGCGATGTCCGGCCTGGCGCATTGGTTCGTAATCCATCTCTATGTGGTAGAACTCTCTGGGCAGATAGCGGGTGGAAGCGCCGCCCGGCAGGCAGGCCTTGTATTCGGAGCCTGGCACCATGCCGCCGGCGTGCTCCTCGATGATTTCGCTCAGTTTAACGCCCATGGGCAGCTCGTAACAGCCGGGGCGGTTAACCTTGCCGCTAACCGAGAAGATCTTTGTCCCGGCGCCGCTGTCAGTGAGGGCAAGGCTGCGGAACCATTCGGCCCCGTGTCTGACGATGTGGGGAACGCAGGCAAGTGTCTCCACGTTGTGCAGCACAGTTGGCAGACCCCAGAGACCCTTTTCTGTGGGATATGGCGGCGGCTGTTTCGGGTTGGGCCGCCTGCCTTCCAGGGCGTGTATCTGGGCCGTTACTTCACCGCAGATGTAGCGGCCGGCGCTGCGATGCACCATGATGTCGAGGGAATAGTCGCTGTCCAGAATGTTTTTGCCCAGGTAGCCCCTTTCTCTGGCAATCTGGATCTCGCGCTCCAGGATCCTGGCGCCGCTCTCGTACTCAGGCCGGATAAAGATAATCCCCCGATCGGCAAGGCAGCCATAGCCCGCAATGATCATTCCCTCTATGATCATGTGGGGGTCGGTGTGGATGAGCACCCGGTCTTTGAAGGTCCCGGGCTCCATCTCATCCGCATTGCAGATAATGTATCTGGGAAAGGGCGCCTCCTCCGGCACTGCCATCCACTTGCGTCCCGCAGGAAAGCCGGCGCCTCCACGGCCTAACAGGGCAGCCTCCACTACCAGCTCCTGGACCTCTTTGTAGGTACGCTCGCTCAGAGCAGATGCAAGCCCTTGATAACCGCCGCTCGCCCGGTATTCCTCCAGGGTAGCAATGCGATCAGGCCGGCGATTCTTGAAAAGCACCTGGGGATACATGCAACCGCCTACAGTGAGCTGAAGTGCCTGGAACTTCTAAAATCCACAGGGCCAGCCACCCAACTCGTCAAATATATACAAGAAATTCTCTTTCTTGCGACCGCTGCGGCAAGCGGCCCAACGTTCTTGCTTCCCGAACCTCTCACGCCTTCCCTCTGAGCTTCTCCAGTATATGGTCAATCTTTTCGGGCGTGAGAGGACCATAGACCTTCCTGTTGATCAGCATGGCCGGCGCCCGGTCACAGTAGCCGATGCAGCATACCGGCAG from Deltaproteobacteria bacterium includes these protein-coding regions:
- a CDS encoding SLBB domain-containing protein is translated as MYPQVLFKNRRPDRIATLEEYRASGGYQGLASALSERTYKEVQELVVEAALLGRGGAGFPAGRKWMAVPEEAPFPRYIICNADEMEPGTFKDRVLIHTDPHMIIEGMIIAGYGCLADRGIIFIRPEYESGARILEREIQIARERGYLGKNILDSDYSLDIMVHRSAGRYICGEVTAQIHALEGRRPNPKQPPPYPTEKGLWGLPTVLHNVETLACVPHIVRHGAEWFRSLALTDSGAGTKIFSVSGKVNRPGCYELPMGVKLSEIIEEHAGGMVPGSEYKACLPGGASTRYLPREFYHIEMDYEPMRQAGHRLGTGAIMVFDDKTCLVAATLNLLKFFARESCGWCTPCREGLPYIRDLLARIEQGEGEENFIPMLQQMSKHLWSSYCAFAPGAVSPVESLLTYFEDEVREHISQRMCPFRA